The proteins below are encoded in one region of Candidatus Thermoplasmatota archaeon:
- a CDS encoding NAD(P)/FAD-dependent oxidoreductase, whose product MEKYDVAIVGGGPIGGQVARQIVKAGYKVALFEEHKQIGEPLKCAGLITTRPLNLTNIPEKIVVQNKIRGANIHSPSGHILTIGGDKVHAVVIDRPLFDKEIIQSSVDEGIEVFLGNKVISAKKQNKHVELKTNQNINIQCNLLIGADGPFSKTREWFNLPKPAEFLNGIGAEITGTNLNPNYVEIFVGKNIAPGFFAWIIPTNKQGTEARIGLCINQNLPYPPNYYFSNFLKNKNTELYLKNTKIIRKTGGTIPLGLLRKTTESNIMIVGDAAAQVKPTSGGGIYTGLLCADYCATTAIEALQKKDFTNKILKKYNKICNDKIGKELKLGMKFRKIFKNLTDEQLDNYIIKFQDTKIIQTISKYGDIDYPSKLVKPLLKNIPSLIKFLPKIIKK is encoded by the coding sequence ACAAATAGTGAAAGCAGGATACAAAGTAGCGTTATTCGAGGAGCACAAGCAAATAGGTGAACCACTTAAATGCGCAGGGTTGATAACAACACGCCCTCTTAATTTAACTAATATACCTGAGAAAATTGTTGTACAAAACAAAATCAGAGGTGCAAACATACATTCACCATCAGGACACATTTTAACAATTGGTGGAGACAAAGTTCATGCAGTTGTAATAGACAGACCACTTTTTGATAAAGAAATAATACAAAGTTCAGTTGATGAAGGAATAGAGGTTTTTTTAGGAAATAAAGTCATCTCAGCAAAAAAACAAAACAAACATGTTGAATTAAAAACAAACCAAAATATCAACATACAATGCAACTTGTTGATCGGCGCAGACGGACCTTTTTCGAAGACTAGGGAATGGTTTAATTTACCAAAACCAGCAGAGTTTTTAAATGGAATCGGCGCAGAAATAACAGGTACAAATCTAAACCCAAACTATGTAGAAATCTTCGTCGGAAAAAACATAGCACCAGGATTCTTTGCATGGATAATACCAACCAACAAACAAGGCACAGAAGCAAGAATAGGGCTCTGCATAAACCAAAACTTACCATACCCACCAAATTATTACTTCTCAAATTTCTTAAAAAACAAAAACACGGAACTGTATCTAAAAAACACAAAAATCATTAGAAAAACAGGAGGAACAATACCCTTAGGATTACTGAGGAAAACAACAGAATCAAACATTATGATAGTTGGAGACGCCGCAGCACAAGTAAAACCCACCTCAGGTGGTGGAATATACACAGGTTTACTATGCGCAGATTACTGCGCTACAACAGCTATAGAAGCATTACAGAAAAAAGATTTCACTAACAAAATTTTGAAAAAATACAACAAAATATGCAATGACAAAATCGGTAAAGAACTAAAACTCGGCATGAAATTCAGAAAAATTTTTAAGAACCTCACAGACGAACAGTTAGACAACTACATAATAAAATTCCAAGACACAAAAATCATACAGACCATATCGAAATATGGTGACATCGACTACCCATCAAAACTAGTAAAACCTCTTCTAAAAAACATACCTTCTCTAATAAAGTTTTTACCGAAGATAATCAAAAAATAA